The following coding sequences lie in one Mycobacterium gordonae genomic window:
- a CDS encoding WhiB family transcriptional regulator, whose product MPQPEQLPGPNADIWNWQLQGLCRGVDSSMFFHPDGERGRARMQREQRAKEMCRRCPVIDECRTHALDVGEPYGVWGGLSESERDMLLKGSIGRNRGIRRSA is encoded by the coding sequence ATGCCACAGCCGGAACAACTACCTGGACCCAACGCCGACATCTGGAACTGGCAATTGCAGGGGTTGTGCCGCGGGGTCGACTCGTCGATGTTCTTCCACCCCGACGGTGAGCGGGGTCGCGCACGGATGCAGCGTGAACAGCGAGCCAAGGAGATGTGCCGGCGCTGCCCGGTGATCGACGAGTGCCGCACCCACGCGCTGGACGTCGGCGAACCCTACGGGGTGTGGGGCGGGCTGTCAGAGTCCGAGCGCGACATGCTGCTCAAGGGTTCCATCGGACGCAACCGCGGAATCCGCCGCTCGGCCTGA
- a CDS encoding LLM class F420-dependent oxidoreductase, with amino-acid sequence MTIRLGLQIPNFSYGTPVAELFPAVTAQVQEAESAGFDAVLLMDHFYQLPGLGEPDEPMLEAYTALGALATATERVQLSTLVTGNTYRNPTLLAKEVTTLDVVSAGRAILGIGAGWFELEHRQLGFDFDTFTERFEKLEEALQIILPMFHGERPTFAGKWYRTENAVNEPRYREHIPVMLGGSGEKKTFRLAARYADHLNIIADIDQLPGKLDVLRQRCAEIDRDPATLETSCLLTVVLDGYGAPRDIGEARGGRAVTGPVERVAEEIKRRVLDAGVDGVIVNLPTHRYTPGVITAVGEALKPVIDAG; translated from the coding sequence ATGACGATTCGACTCGGACTGCAGATTCCCAACTTCTCTTATGGAACCCCGGTCGCCGAACTCTTCCCCGCCGTTACGGCTCAGGTCCAGGAGGCTGAGAGCGCCGGGTTCGACGCCGTGCTGTTGATGGACCACTTCTACCAACTGCCCGGACTGGGTGAACCTGACGAACCCATGCTGGAGGCGTACACGGCGCTGGGCGCGCTGGCCACCGCCACCGAGCGGGTGCAGCTGTCAACGCTGGTGACCGGCAACACCTACCGCAACCCGACCTTGCTTGCCAAAGAGGTGACGACGCTGGATGTGGTGAGCGCGGGGCGCGCGATCCTCGGTATCGGGGCCGGTTGGTTCGAACTGGAACACCGGCAGCTGGGCTTCGACTTCGACACCTTCACCGAGCGGTTCGAAAAGCTCGAAGAGGCACTGCAGATCATCCTCCCGATGTTCCACGGCGAGCGGCCCACCTTCGCGGGCAAGTGGTATCGCACCGAGAACGCCGTCAACGAGCCCCGCTACCGCGAGCACATCCCGGTTATGCTCGGCGGCAGTGGCGAGAAGAAGACGTTCCGCCTGGCCGCCCGGTACGCCGACCACCTCAACATCATCGCTGACATCGACCAGCTGCCCGGCAAGCTCGACGTCCTACGCCAGCGCTGCGCCGAAATCGACCGCGATCCTGCCACTTTGGAGACCAGCTGCTTGCTGACCGTGGTGCTCGACGGGTACGGCGCACCGCGGGACATCGGCGAAGCACGCGGTGGGCGGGCGGTCACCGGACCGGTCGAGCGGGTCGCCGAGGAGATCAAGCGCCGCGTGCTGGACGCGGGCGTCGACGGTGTGATCGTCAACCTGCCGACGCACCGTTACACCCCCGGTGTCATCACCGCGGTGGGGGAGGCGCTCAAGCCGGTCATCGACGCCGGTTGA
- the sigD gene encoding ECF RNA polymerase sigma factor SigD, with protein MTMQGERLDAVVVEAAAGDRNALREVLETIRPIVVRYCRARVGTVERGGLSADDVAQEVCLATITALPRYRDRGRPFLAFLYGIAAHKVADAHRAAGRDLAYPAEEVPERRSSDAGPEQRAIEADSVTRMNELLEILPAKQREILILRVVVGLSAEETAAAVGSTTGAVRVAQHRALQRLRDEIVAAGEYA; from the coding sequence ATGACAATGCAGGGAGAACGTCTCGACGCTGTGGTTGTGGAGGCCGCGGCAGGGGACCGGAATGCGCTTCGGGAGGTGCTGGAGACCATCCGTCCGATCGTCGTCCGATACTGCCGAGCGCGCGTCGGCACCGTCGAACGGGGCGGATTGTCTGCAGATGACGTGGCTCAGGAGGTGTGCTTGGCGACCATCACGGCGTTGCCGCGCTACCGGGACCGAGGGCGCCCGTTCCTGGCCTTCCTCTATGGCATCGCGGCACACAAAGTGGCCGACGCCCACCGCGCCGCCGGTCGCGATCTGGCGTATCCCGCCGAAGAAGTGCCCGAGCGGCGGTCGTCGGATGCGGGGCCGGAACAGCGCGCCATCGAGGCTGACTCGGTGACCCGGATGAACGAACTGCTGGAGATCTTGCCGGCCAAACAACGCGAGATCCTGATCCTGCGCGTGGTGGTGGGTCTGAGTGCCGAGGAGACCGCGGCGGCCGTCGGCAGTACCACAGGAGCGGTCCGGGTGGCGCAACACCGCGCACTCCAGCGCTTGAGAGACGAGATCGTCGCGGCAGGTGAATATGCGTAG
- a CDS encoding superoxide dismutase family protein, with product MKKGITVAITALATTVASVAACSTQQGGQGSNSSSSGAQSGAEKMSTQLKGADGSQIAAATFDFANGYATVTVEAGPNSVLTPGFHGLQVHSVGSCEPGAFESAGGVYQASGHTGYPASGQLTALQVRPDGSAKLVTTTSGFTAADLRNSSGTSLVISADPGTFGEGSAEDTGKRVACGVIAAASATTASSTTSPTTTTSTVTTVTTTTAVVPPASTSTSTSTSTVTVTDTPTTTSTAPKTVTTPPGG from the coding sequence ATGAAAAAGGGGATAACCGTCGCGATCACGGCGCTGGCCACGACCGTTGCATCGGTGGCCGCCTGCTCGACGCAGCAGGGCGGCCAGGGCAGCAACTCGTCGTCCTCCGGCGCACAGAGCGGCGCGGAGAAGATGAGCACCCAGCTCAAAGGCGCGGATGGGAGCCAGATCGCCGCGGCCACTTTTGATTTCGCGAACGGATACGCGACGGTGACGGTCGAGGCCGGTCCCAATTCGGTCCTTACGCCCGGTTTTCACGGGCTTCAGGTCCACTCGGTCGGCAGTTGTGAGCCGGGCGCCTTCGAGTCCGCCGGAGGCGTGTACCAGGCCTCCGGCCACACAGGCTATCCCGCCAGCGGCCAGCTCACCGCGTTGCAGGTGCGACCCGACGGCTCGGCGAAACTTGTCACCACGACCAGCGGCTTCACCGCCGCGGATTTGCGCAACAGCTCCGGCACGTCGCTGGTCATCTCCGCTGACCCGGGCACCTTCGGCGAAGGTTCGGCGGAAGACACCGGCAAGCGGGTGGCGTGCGGCGTCATCGCCGCGGCATCCGCCACGACCGCCTCGTCCACGACCTCGCCGACGACCACAACCTCCACGGTCACGACCGTCACCACCACGACCGCCGTGGTGCCGCCGGCGAGCACCAGCACCAGCACCAGCACCAGCACTGTGACGGTCACCGACACCCCGACGACGACATCCACGGCGCCCAAGACAGTGACGACGCCGCCCGGCGGGTAA
- the glnA gene encoding type I glutamate--ammonia ligase, whose translation MSEKTPDDIFKLASDEHIEYVDVRFCDLPGTMQHFTIPMYAFDENVFEEGLAFDGSSIRGFQSIHESDMLLLPDPETATIDPFRKAPTLNVNFHVHDPFTLEPYSRDPRNVARKAENYLISSGIADTAYFGPEAEFYIFDSVSFDSRIDGAFYKVDARSGWWNTGAETESDGSPNLGYKVRPKGGYFPVAPTDHYVDLRDEMLTHLTNAGFALEKGHHEVGSGGQAEINYRFNTLLHAADDHQMYKYIVKQTAWQAGKSVTFMPKPLFGDNGSGMHCHQSLWKDGLPLMYEEDGYAGLSDTARHYIGGLLYHAPSLLAFTNPTINSYKRLVPGYEAPINLVYSQRNRSACVRIPITGNNPKAKRLEFRCPDASGNPYLSFAAMLMAGLDGIKNKIEPPPPIDKDLYDLPPEEAADIAQAPTSLSAVIDRLEEDSEYLTEGGVFTPDLIQTWINYKRDYELAPFNLRPTAFEFALYYDV comes from the coding sequence TTGTCCGAAAAGACGCCCGACGACATCTTCAAGCTTGCCAGTGACGAGCACATCGAATATGTCGATGTCCGGTTCTGCGACCTGCCAGGAACCATGCAGCACTTCACAATTCCGATGTACGCCTTCGACGAGAACGTGTTCGAGGAAGGCCTGGCTTTCGACGGCTCCTCGATCCGCGGCTTTCAGTCGATCCACGAGTCCGACATGCTGCTGCTTCCGGACCCCGAGACCGCGACGATCGACCCGTTCCGCAAGGCTCCCACGCTGAACGTGAATTTCCACGTGCACGACCCGTTCACGCTCGAGCCCTACTCGCGCGATCCGCGCAACGTCGCCCGCAAGGCCGAGAACTACCTGATCTCGTCCGGCATCGCCGATACCGCCTACTTCGGCCCGGAGGCCGAGTTCTACATCTTCGACTCGGTGAGTTTCGATTCGCGCATCGACGGCGCGTTCTACAAGGTCGACGCGAGGTCGGGATGGTGGAACACCGGGGCTGAGACAGAGTCCGACGGCAGCCCGAATCTGGGGTATAAGGTGCGCCCCAAGGGCGGGTATTTCCCCGTCGCCCCTACCGACCACTACGTCGACCTGCGCGACGAGATGCTCACCCACCTGACCAATGCCGGCTTCGCGTTGGAGAAGGGCCACCACGAGGTGGGCAGCGGCGGTCAGGCCGAGATCAACTACCGGTTCAACACGCTGTTGCACGCGGCCGACGACCACCAGATGTACAAGTACATCGTCAAGCAAACCGCCTGGCAGGCAGGAAAATCCGTGACATTCATGCCCAAACCGCTGTTCGGCGACAACGGCTCGGGCATGCACTGTCATCAGTCGCTGTGGAAGGACGGCCTCCCGCTGATGTACGAAGAGGACGGCTACGCCGGACTGTCGGACACCGCGCGCCACTACATCGGGGGATTGCTCTACCACGCGCCCTCGTTGTTGGCGTTCACCAATCCCACCATCAATTCCTACAAGCGGCTGGTGCCCGGCTACGAAGCACCCATCAACCTGGTCTACAGCCAGCGCAACCGCTCGGCCTGCGTGCGCATTCCAATCACCGGAAACAACCCGAAGGCCAAGCGGTTGGAGTTCCGCTGTCCCGACGCGTCAGGCAACCCGTACCTGTCGTTCGCTGCCATGTTGATGGCCGGACTGGACGGCATCAAGAACAAGATCGAACCGCCCCCGCCGATCGACAAGGACCTCTACGACCTGCCTCCGGAAGAGGCTGCGGACATCGCGCAGGCGCCCACGTCGTTGTCGGCGGTGATCGACCGTCTGGAAGAAGACAGCGAATACCTCACCGAGGGAGGCGTTTTCACCCCCGACCTGATTCAGACCTGGATCAACTACAAGCGCGACTACGAGCTGGCGCCATTCAACCTGCGGCCCACGGCTTTTGAGTTCGCGCTGTACTACGACGTCTAG
- a CDS encoding anti-sigma-D factor RsdA — protein MRSSDFGNDQPAFDQVAHTDLLLDALAARTEVALGDRGGFEDEALTALLGEWRDDLRWPPASALVSQEEAEHALLEGMMDRNRGRRGLAAVGSVAATLLVLSGFGAVVGDARPGDLLYGLHAMMFNEPRVSDDQIVLSAKADLAKVEQMIAQGQWDQAQTQLAEVSSTLQAVNDGGRRQGLLDEVNQLNTKVEQRDPNATVRPAAPPTTELAVPSVPASSPGPQPLAPATEPPPSVGVEESTTPQTPEPVDSTPSSPTLTPTTTPPGTSPPPSTSTTKPPTSATTPSSSPTTTTPTTKGKPRSSTTAAPTSPAARPGSPVPSTPSGELWDRTSGPAGPPAPRTPFPTSTQP, from the coding sequence ATGCGTAGCTCTGATTTCGGTAACGATCAGCCGGCCTTCGACCAGGTTGCTCACACGGACCTGCTGCTCGACGCGCTGGCGGCACGCACCGAGGTGGCACTCGGCGATCGGGGCGGGTTCGAAGACGAGGCGCTGACGGCGTTGTTGGGCGAGTGGCGCGACGATCTGCGCTGGCCTCCGGCGAGTGCATTGGTATCACAGGAGGAGGCCGAACACGCGCTGCTCGAAGGGATGATGGACCGCAACCGGGGCCGGCGCGGTCTGGCCGCGGTCGGATCGGTGGCTGCAACTCTGCTGGTGCTCAGCGGATTCGGTGCGGTCGTGGGCGACGCCCGGCCGGGCGACCTGTTGTACGGCCTGCACGCCATGATGTTCAACGAGCCGCGGGTCAGCGACGATCAGATCGTGTTGTCCGCCAAGGCCGATCTGGCCAAGGTAGAGCAGATGATCGCTCAGGGCCAGTGGGACCAGGCGCAGACCCAGCTGGCCGAGGTCAGCAGCACCTTGCAGGCCGTCAACGACGGCGGTCGCCGGCAGGGTCTGCTCGACGAGGTGAACCAGCTCAACACCAAAGTGGAACAGCGCGATCCCAACGCGACGGTGCGGCCCGCCGCGCCGCCCACCACGGAGTTGGCGGTGCCCAGCGTGCCGGCGAGTTCCCCGGGGCCGCAGCCGCTGGCACCTGCCACCGAGCCGCCACCTTCTGTCGGGGTCGAAGAGTCGACTACTCCGCAGACACCGGAACCGGTCGATTCGACCCCTTCCAGCCCGACGCTGACCCCCACCACCACGCCACCCGGCACCTCGCCGCCGCCGTCGACCAGTACCACCAAACCACCGACGTCGGCCACCACACCGTCGTCCTCACCGACGACCACCACGCCGACGACCAAGGGCAAGCCCAGATCGAGTACGACGGCAGCGCCCACGTCACCGGCGGCCCGACCCGGCTCACCGGTGCCGTCGACACCGTCGGGGGAATTGTGGGACAGGACGTCCGGACCGGCCGGGCCACCGGCGCCGAGAACACCGTTCCCGACCAGCACGCAGCCTTAA
- a CDS encoding PPE family protein has product MSFLLSAPEVTSAQMYAGAGPGPMLAAAAAWEGLSDELGLASKSFKSLISDLLGSAWQGHAALAMTAMAIPYADWLGGAATQAGGAATGAKAVATVYEMARAAVVHPVEIAINRNKAVSLALSNIFGLNAPAIAAKEFEYEEMWAKDVAAMVEYHGGASAVAEQLVPWQSALKALPGQLAAATGLGATALPPAPAATAIEYGLIAALVGVGAIGVITSVSGGLERTFSSVSAAMAPAVKAATTAAASVAASANAAVAPVAKAIAETPVVAAANAAIAPVTKQITIAANAVAATATGQLAALTGPAQDALAQQLATVAANPQVLNSLLQASLANPSLLNQIVPLLATNPALVTTAFGLLSSNPQLVMSLVAQVQSNPALAAQLFGAFAQLQASNPALAAQLLSLAKQLGAQLGIGQAA; this is encoded by the coding sequence ATGAGTTTCTTGCTGTCGGCGCCGGAGGTCACATCGGCGCAGATGTACGCCGGAGCGGGGCCGGGACCGATGCTTGCCGCCGCAGCGGCGTGGGAGGGACTGTCCGACGAGCTGGGTTTGGCTTCCAAATCGTTTAAGTCGCTGATCTCAGATCTGCTGGGTTCGGCCTGGCAAGGGCATGCTGCGCTGGCGATGACCGCCATGGCCATCCCCTACGCGGACTGGCTCGGCGGCGCCGCCACCCAGGCCGGGGGTGCGGCGACGGGAGCCAAAGCGGTGGCCACCGTCTACGAGATGGCCCGGGCCGCCGTCGTACATCCGGTCGAAATCGCGATCAACCGGAACAAGGCGGTATCGCTGGCGTTGTCCAACATCTTCGGCCTCAACGCGCCGGCCATCGCGGCAAAGGAGTTCGAATACGAAGAGATGTGGGCCAAGGATGTGGCCGCGATGGTGGAGTACCACGGCGGTGCCAGCGCGGTCGCCGAGCAGTTAGTGCCCTGGCAGAGCGCACTGAAGGCCCTGCCCGGTCAACTCGCAGCAGCGACCGGGCTGGGGGCGACGGCATTGCCGCCGGCGCCAGCCGCCACTGCGATCGAGTACGGCCTGATCGCGGCGTTGGTCGGCGTCGGCGCCATCGGCGTCATCACGAGCGTGAGTGGTGGGCTCGAGCGGACGTTCTCTTCGGTCAGCGCGGCCATGGCACCCGCAGTCAAAGCAGCGACCACCGCAGCGGCCTCAGTGGCGGCAAGCGCCAACGCGGCGGTTGCGCCGGTGGCCAAGGCAATTGCCGAAACCCCTGTCGTCGCCGCGGCAAACGCGGCCATCGCGCCCGTCACCAAGCAGATCACGATTGCGGCGAACGCAGTGGCAGCGACAGCGACCGGTCAGTTGGCGGCCCTCACCGGCCCGGCTCAGGACGCGCTGGCCCAGCAACTTGCGACGGTTGCCGCCAACCCGCAGGTACTTAACAGTCTGCTTCAGGCTTCGTTGGCCAACCCATCATTGTTGAACCAGATCGTGCCGCTGCTGGCAACCAATCCGGCGTTGGTGACCACCGCGTTCGGCCTGTTGTCGAGCAACCCGCAGCTGGTGATGAGCCTGGTGGCGCAAGTCCAGAGCAACCCGGCGCTGGCCGCGCAACTGTTCGGCGCCTTCGCTCAGCTCCAGGCCAGCAACCCGGCGTTGGCAGCGCAGTTGCTGAGTCTGGCCAAGCAACTGGGGGCCCAGCTGGGCATCGGCCAGGCTGCCTGA
- a CDS encoding peroxiredoxin-like family protein → MVLNVGDRVDGRSLTTIAGGPVAIPAASGLVHLQFRRFAGCPICSLHLREVARRYDEIGKAGVAEVVVFHSPVEALRRYQADLPFAVVADPDRLLYDEFGVGSSLRSVLHPQAVRAARRGLRHVRSVRAVVGSLAPTENHLGRPADFLIEPDGALRARKYGEHADDQWSVDELLKLAAPQAFR, encoded by the coding sequence ATGGTGCTCAATGTGGGCGACAGGGTGGATGGACGATCGCTGACGACGATCGCGGGCGGGCCGGTTGCGATTCCCGCCGCCAGTGGACTTGTACACCTTCAGTTTCGACGGTTCGCGGGCTGCCCGATCTGCAGCCTGCACCTAAGAGAGGTGGCCCGCCGGTACGACGAGATCGGCAAAGCAGGAGTTGCCGAGGTAGTCGTCTTCCATTCGCCGGTCGAGGCGCTCCGTCGTTACCAGGCCGACTTGCCGTTCGCCGTGGTGGCCGATCCGGATCGGCTGCTGTACGACGAGTTTGGCGTCGGATCTTCGCTTCGGTCGGTCCTTCATCCGCAGGCGGTGCGGGCCGCCCGCCGAGGTCTGCGTCACGTGCGATCCGTACGAGCCGTCGTCGGGAGTCTGGCACCCACCGAAAACCACCTGGGTAGGCCAGCGGACTTTCTGATCGAGCCGGACGGCGCCCTACGCGCACGCAAGTACGGTGAGCATGCCGATGATCAATGGTCGGTGGACGAACTCCTGAAACTGGCCGCCCCTCAAGCATTTCGCTAA
- a CDS encoding NAD-binding protein translates to MGEVFQFHREIIVSGDDPLSKTIAEELRGAGARIIKINTAADLRAAGVHRARAVVCAGPNDAVNLEIALLAREFSPNVRVVARLANEVLRRGVAGVNGPGAILDLADLATPSIVEAVLSRNAHQFEAAGIEFVVWGSEAPHDGTLREIYADLAPVAVVHGRNSPVPGDVVPCPGRDQQVYAGDWTSMIGVKDELEARGITVPPATATRSRHSRVRRAIDATRAMRDDLNPMVYPSLVFTLLLTLGSTVVVRLGHHNPDLSWLDALYFASETITTVGYGDFNFAYQSPFLRLFAVGLMFGGVIITAVLTAFLADLLLSRRFVNTTGRLRARHMRGHVVVIGLGSIGVRVVTDLTAAGYDVLVVEQNENNPFLQTVAELDVPVIFGDSTMRQTLESARVDHARGVAVVTRDDMENIETGIVLLEILGSDTKVPIVMRVQGRALGTAINRRFGFENVRSIVDLAAPWFIGAAMGLQVLGTFWVGQRSFMVGAMLVAAGSELDGLLMLELSTQTRVIAIIRPEGPIRLRPRRDARLKAGDTVYLIGPYRELIATLRKGQPPPLTAINGERTTTLAAARRPDVRPPKWAHDVEV, encoded by the coding sequence ATGGGCGAAGTCTTTCAATTTCACCGCGAGATCATCGTCAGCGGCGACGACCCGCTGTCGAAGACAATCGCCGAGGAACTCAGAGGCGCCGGCGCCCGGATCATCAAGATCAACACCGCCGCCGACCTGCGCGCCGCCGGGGTGCACCGCGCCCGTGCCGTGGTCTGCGCCGGACCCAACGACGCGGTGAACCTCGAAATTGCGCTACTGGCGCGTGAATTCAGCCCGAACGTGCGCGTGGTGGCGCGACTGGCCAACGAGGTGCTGCGCAGAGGGGTGGCCGGCGTCAACGGCCCCGGCGCGATTCTGGACCTCGCTGACCTGGCGACTCCCTCCATCGTCGAGGCCGTCCTGTCCCGCAACGCACACCAATTCGAGGCTGCTGGAATCGAATTCGTCGTCTGGGGGTCCGAGGCGCCACATGACGGAACACTGCGGGAGATCTACGCGGACCTGGCACCGGTGGCGGTCGTGCACGGCAGGAACTCCCCCGTTCCCGGCGACGTGGTGCCATGCCCGGGACGGGACCAGCAGGTCTACGCAGGTGATTGGACCTCGATGATCGGCGTCAAAGACGAGTTGGAAGCCCGCGGCATCACCGTGCCACCGGCAACCGCGACCCGCTCCCGCCACTCCCGGGTGCGGCGCGCGATCGATGCAACCCGCGCCATGCGCGACGACCTGAACCCAATGGTGTACCCCTCGCTGGTGTTCACCCTGCTGCTGACGCTCGGCTCGACGGTCGTCGTGCGCCTCGGTCATCACAATCCGGACCTGTCGTGGCTGGACGCCCTCTACTTCGCCTCGGAGACCATCACGACCGTGGGCTACGGCGATTTCAATTTCGCCTACCAGTCGCCTTTCCTGCGATTGTTCGCCGTCGGCCTGATGTTCGGCGGCGTGATCATCACCGCGGTTCTCACCGCGTTTCTCGCGGACCTGCTGTTGTCGCGGCGCTTCGTCAACACCACCGGACGGCTGCGGGCACGGCACATGCGCGGGCACGTTGTCGTGATCGGACTCGGTTCCATCGGCGTCCGCGTCGTCACCGATCTGACGGCCGCAGGCTACGACGTCCTGGTCGTCGAACAGAACGAGAACAACCCGTTCCTGCAGACCGTCGCAGAGCTGGATGTGCCGGTCATCTTCGGTGATTCGACGATGCGCCAGACGTTGGAATCCGCGCGCGTCGATCATGCCCGCGGGGTCGCGGTGGTCACCAGAGACGACATGGAGAACATCGAGACCGGAATCGTGCTGCTCGAGATCCTCGGATCCGACACCAAGGTGCCGATCGTCATGCGCGTGCAGGGACGGGCGCTGGGCACCGCGATCAACCGGCGGTTCGGCTTCGAGAACGTGCGGTCGATCGTCGACCTGGCTGCTCCCTGGTTCATCGGGGCGGCGATGGGTCTGCAGGTGCTGGGCACGTTCTGGGTCGGCCAGCGCTCTTTCATGGTCGGCGCGATGCTGGTGGCGGCGGGTAGCGAGCTGGACGGACTGCTGATGCTGGAACTGTCCACCCAGACCCGCGTCATTGCGATCATCCGTCCGGAAGGTCCGATCCGGCTGCGGCCGCGCCGCGACGCCCGGCTCAAAGCCGGCGACACCGTCTACCTCATCGGTCCCTACCGCGAACTGATCGCGACGCTGCGCAAAGGCCAGCCGCCACCGCTGACCGCCATCAACGGCGAGCGGACGACGACGCTGGCGGCCGCCCGCCGGCCCGATGTCCGCCCGCCGAAGTGGGCACACGACGTGGAGGTCTAG
- a CDS encoding PPE family protein: MSFFSNIPEVISQQIFSGPGSGPMLEASGAWAALSEELGTAAESFSNLTSNLSFSWQSQAATAMAAVAQEYGQWLGLAATQASGAAASAESVATVFEAARAAVVHPALIAMNRDRFVSLVMTNIFGFNAPAIAATDGEYEEMWATDIAAMIGYHSGVAAIAQQLAPWQNALSGLCGQVAGATGAGATALPPAPAATAVEYGLIAAMISSRLASGIRVVASLDTPLATAMGRLTQVASRLTTGPAVITQAAAQLSAVAGNPALLTQAASQLSAVAVNPAALREAAAQLSAVAAAPTVLAAVTADPALITQAASRLSAVVANPAALAPIANPALLTQAAAQLSAVAANPAVLTQAAAQLSAVAANPAVLTQAAAQLSAVAANPAVIARVADPALLTQAASQLSAVAANPVLLTQAASQLSAVAANPVLLTQAARDLSAVAANPALLTQAASDLSAIAVSPGLLTQAIEQLGGAIATTPLTLTDAAAQLGGAIATTPLTLTDAAAQLGGAIATTPLTLTDAAAQLGGAIATTPLTLTDAAAQLGGAIATTPLTLTDAAAQLGGAIATTPLTLTDAAAQLGGAIATTPLTLTDAAAQLGGAIATTPLTLTDAAAQLGGAIATTPLTDAAAQLGGAIATTPVTTPVTATDAGGIAIARA, encoded by the coding sequence ATGAGTTTCTTCTCCAACATTCCGGAGGTCATTTCCCAGCAGATTTTCTCTGGCCCGGGATCGGGACCTATGTTGGAGGCCTCCGGGGCCTGGGCGGCGTTGTCCGAGGAGTTGGGTACGGCTGCCGAATCATTCTCGAACCTGACTTCTAATTTGAGCTTTTCTTGGCAGAGCCAGGCGGCGACCGCCATGGCCGCTGTTGCCCAGGAGTACGGGCAATGGCTCGGCTTGGCAGCCACCCAGGCAAGCGGTGCGGCTGCCAGCGCCGAATCGGTAGCGACCGTCTTTGAAGCTGCCCGGGCCGCCGTTGTCCACCCCGCCTTGATCGCGATGAACCGGGACCGCTTTGTGTCACTGGTCATGACCAACATCTTTGGTTTCAACGCGCCGGCGATCGCAGCCACCGACGGCGAATACGAAGAAATGTGGGCCACCGACATCGCCGCGATGATCGGCTACCACAGCGGCGTCGCCGCGATTGCCCAACAGCTGGCGCCCTGGCAGAACGCTCTCTCCGGCCTCTGCGGCCAGGTCGCGGGAGCAACCGGAGCAGGAGCCACGGCCTTGCCGCCGGCACCGGCCGCCACAGCGGTCGAATACGGTCTGATCGCCGCAATGATCTCGAGCAGGCTCGCTAGCGGGATTCGGGTTGTCGCCTCCCTCGATACGCCGTTGGCCACGGCGATGGGGCGGTTGACGCAGGTGGCCAGCAGGCTGACCACCGGGCCGGCAGTAATCACCCAGGCCGCAGCACAGCTTTCGGCGGTAGCAGGCAACCCGGCGCTGCTCACCCAGGCGGCATCGCAACTGTCGGCTGTTGCGGTCAACCCAGCAGCACTAAGGGAGGCGGCAGCGCAGCTGTCGGCCGTAGCGGCAGCCCCGACAGTGCTTGCCGCGGTCACCGCCGACCCGGCGTTGATCACTCAGGCGGCATCGCGACTGTCGGCGGTGGTAGCCAACCCCGCAGCGCTGGCCCCGATCGCCAACCCGGCGCTGCTCACCCAGGCTGCTGCCCAGCTGTCCGCGGTCGCGGCCAACCCCGCCGTGCTCACCCAGGCCGCCGCCCAGCTGTCCGCCGTCGCGGCCAACCCCGCCGTGCTCACCCAGGCCGCCGCCCAGCTGTCCGCCGTCGCGGCCAACCCAGCGGTGATAGCCAGAGTCGCCGACCCGGCGCTGCTCACCCAGGCCGCCAGCCAGCTGTCCGCCGTCGCAGCCAACCCCGTCCTGCTCACCCAGGCCGCCAGCCAGCTGTCCGCTGTCGCGGCCAACCCCGTCCTGCTCACCCAGGCCGCCCGCGACCTATCCGCCGTCGCGGCCAACCCGGCGTTGCTGACCCAGGCCGCCAGCGATCTGTCGGCGATCGCCGTCAGCCCCGGGCTGCTCACCCAGGCCATCGAACAACTCGGCGGCGCCATCGCCACCACCCCCCTCACCCTCACCGACGCCGCCGCCCAACTCGGCGGCGCCATCGCCACCACCCCCCTCACCCTCACCGACGCCGCCGCCCAACTCGGCGGCGCCATCGCCACCACCCCCCTCACCCTCACCGACGCCGCCGCCCAACTCGGCGGCGCCATCGCCACCACCCCCCTCACCCTCACCGACGCCGCCGCCCAACTCGGCGGCGCCATCGCCACCACCCCCCTCACCCTCACCGACGCCGCCGCCCAACTCGGCGGCGCCATCGCCACCACCCCCCTCACCCTCACCGACGCCGCCGCCCAACTCGGCGGCGCCATCGCCACCACCCCCCTCACCCTCACCGACGCCGCCGCCCAACTCGGCGGCGCCATCGCCACCACCCCCCTCACCCTCACCGACGCCGCCGCCCAACTCGGCGGCGCCATCGCCACCACCCCCCTCACCGACGCCGCCGCCCAACTCGGCGGCGCCATCGCGACCACCCCAGTCACCACCCCGGTCACGGCCACGGACGCCGGCGGGATTGCGATCGCACGGGCGTAG